The following coding sequences lie in one Candidatus Zixiibacteriota bacterium genomic window:
- the dusB gene encoding tRNA dihydrouridine synthase DusB — MRNRPAVFAAPLAGVSDIAYRIIAKRMGADYTFPEMIASEGLIRDNGRTMDMMRRYDGETNVGCQLFGTKPESIALAAAAVEQAGFNSVDLNCGCPVHKVVDKNGGAALLKTPKLLGEIINAAVKRISIPFSIKIRSGWDKRSLNYVEIGRIAEDNGAAYITLHARTQSELFAPEAHWDHIAELKQALTIPVLGNGNVWTADDAIRMLRETGCDGVMIASGSLGNPFIYREIRHLLETGQPAEPPTVEERVQVCLEHVRRLADQFGEPAGIRRGRKLIGWYYRYISGRRKIDQKLFLVETYAEVEQYLNDFLQKLQDRAA; from the coding sequence TTGAGAAATCGACCCGCAGTTTTCGCCGCCCCGCTTGCCGGCGTTTCGGATATCGCTTATCGCATCATCGCCAAGCGCATGGGCGCCGACTATACGTTTCCGGAAATGATTGCATCGGAAGGGCTTATCCGCGACAATGGCCGAACGATGGACATGATGCGGCGCTACGACGGCGAAACCAATGTCGGCTGCCAGTTGTTCGGCACCAAGCCCGAATCAATCGCCCTTGCTGCGGCTGCAGTCGAGCAAGCTGGTTTTAATTCCGTCGATCTCAACTGCGGTTGTCCGGTCCACAAAGTCGTCGACAAAAACGGCGGTGCGGCTTTGCTTAAGACTCCTAAACTTCTTGGCGAAATCATTAACGCTGCAGTGAAGAGAATTTCAATCCCGTTTTCTATCAAGATCAGGTCGGGTTGGGACAAACGTTCACTCAACTACGTCGAGATCGGCAGGATCGCCGAAGACAACGGCGCTGCCTATATCACTTTGCATGCGCGGACCCAATCTGAGCTTTTTGCTCCGGAAGCCCACTGGGATCATATCGCCGAGCTCAAACAAGCGCTTACAATTCCCGTGCTCGGCAACGGCAATGTCTGGACGGCGGATGATGCCATCCGCATGCTGCGCGAAACCGGTTGCGATGGCGTGATGATCGCCTCCGGATCACTTGGAAATCCCTTCATCTACCGGGAAATCAGGCATCTGCTCGAGACCGGTCAACCCGCTGAGCCGCCCACCGTGGAAGAACGCGTCCAGGTATGCCTCGAACATGTCCGCCGCTTAGCCGACCAGTTCGGTGAGCCGGCCGGCATTCGCCGTGGTCGCAAGCTGATCGGCTGGTACTATCGCTACATCTCCGGCCGGCGCAAAATCGATCAGAAGCTCTTTCTGGTCGAGACCTACGCCGAAGTCGAGCAGTATCTCAACGACTTCCTTCAGAAATTGCAGGATCGGGCGGCATGA